In the genome of Azospirillum thermophilum, one region contains:
- a CDS encoding nucleotide sugar dehydrogenase: MHVHDTSLPPVSPDDLIAKIESGEAVVGVIGLGYVGLPLLLAFGQAGFRSIGYDIDRTKSEQLNAGRCYIAHIDASPLPGLVASGRLQATCEMVDLADADAVIICVPTPLTRQREPDLGYVERTAEALRPHLRPGQIVILESTTWPGTTQEVLQPILERSGLVAGRDFFLAYSPEREDPGNRSFSTRTIPKVVGGVGADAGRIACALYAKVVSQVVPVGSAQVAEAVKLTENIFRSVNIALVNELKLVFTRMGIDIWEVIEAAKSKPFGFMPFYPGPGLGGHCIPIDPFYLTWKAREYDINTRFIELAGEVNSAMPDHVAQTLQNALNDRFARSLKGSRILLLGLAYKKNVDDIRESPAFALLHLLEGRGAVVDYHDPHVPQIPPTREHSCFAGRRSVPLTADGLAGYDAALICTDHDAVDYRLLADGVPLIVDTRNAMRGITGRAAIVPA; the protein is encoded by the coding sequence TTGCACGTTCACGACACATCCCTCCCGCCCGTCTCCCCCGACGACCTGATCGCGAAGATCGAGTCCGGGGAGGCTGTGGTCGGCGTGATCGGCCTCGGCTATGTCGGTCTGCCGCTGCTCCTGGCCTTCGGGCAGGCCGGGTTCCGCAGCATCGGCTACGACATCGACCGGACCAAGAGCGAACAGCTCAACGCCGGCCGCTGCTACATCGCCCATATCGATGCCTCCCCCCTGCCCGGCCTGGTCGCCTCGGGGCGCCTGCAGGCGACCTGCGAGATGGTGGATCTGGCGGATGCCGATGCGGTGATCATCTGCGTGCCGACGCCGCTGACCAGGCAGCGCGAGCCGGATCTCGGCTATGTGGAACGGACGGCGGAGGCACTGCGCCCCCATCTGCGGCCGGGACAGATCGTCATCCTGGAATCCACCACCTGGCCTGGCACCACGCAGGAGGTGCTGCAGCCGATCCTGGAGCGCAGCGGGCTCGTCGCCGGACGGGACTTCTTCCTGGCCTATTCGCCCGAACGGGAGGATCCCGGCAACCGCAGCTTTTCCACCCGGACCATCCCGAAGGTGGTCGGCGGCGTCGGCGCCGACGCCGGGCGGATCGCCTGCGCGCTCTACGCCAAGGTGGTGTCGCAGGTGGTGCCGGTCGGTTCCGCCCAGGTGGCGGAGGCCGTCAAGCTGACCGAGAACATCTTCCGATCGGTCAACATCGCGCTCGTCAACGAGCTGAAGCTGGTCTTCACCCGCATGGGAATCGATATCTGGGAGGTCATCGAGGCGGCCAAGAGCAAGCCCTTCGGCTTCATGCCCTTCTATCCGGGGCCGGGGCTGGGCGGCCACTGCATCCCGATCGACCCCTTCTACCTGACCTGGAAGGCGCGGGAATACGACATCAACACCCGCTTCATCGAACTGGCGGGCGAGGTCAACTCCGCCATGCCGGACCATGTCGCGCAGACCCTGCAGAACGCGCTGAACGACCGCTTCGCCCGGAGCCTGAAGGGCAGCCGCATCCTGCTGCTGGGGCTCGCCTACAAGAAGAACGTGGACGACATCCGGGAAAGCCCGGCCTTCGCGCTGCTGCACCTGCTGGAGGGGCGGGGGGCGGTGGTCGATTACCACGACCCCCATGTCCCGCAGATCCCGCCGACGCGGGAGCATTCCTGCTTCGCCGGCCGACGAAGCGTGCCGCTGACGGCGGACGGTCTGGCCGGCTATGACGCCGCCCTGATCTGCACCGACCATGATGCGGTGGATTACCGGCTGCTGGCCGACGGCGTTCCGCTGATCGTCGACACCCGCAATGCCATGCGGGGAATAACGGGCCGGGCGGCGATCGTCCCCGCCTGA
- a CDS encoding TVP38/TMEM64 family protein codes for MQPSLSSLRTAGQILLALALVGGAAVWLLRGGPDIASLQDILRHHSAAPLLFLLFHIVASLLFLPRSAMAMVAGLIFGVWWGGMLAAAGSVLGAVTGFLIARYINNGLLSPGDMARFGRLVQRIEQGGWRAVATLRLVPVLPHTAVNYALGLTRVRLAPYAVGSLIGQLPMTVAFVQFGAASDHLMDGKPDWMLPTALGIATLILSSALPKLLPRLRDAGDDGAA; via the coding sequence ATGCAGCCTTCGCTTTCCAGCCTGCGGACCGCAGGGCAGATCCTGCTGGCGCTCGCCCTCGTCGGCGGGGCGGCGGTCTGGCTGCTGCGGGGCGGTCCAGACATCGCCAGCCTGCAGGACATCCTGCGCCATCACAGTGCCGCTCCCCTGCTGTTCCTGCTGTTCCACATCGTGGCCAGCCTGCTGTTCCTGCCGCGTTCGGCCATGGCGATGGTCGCGGGGCTGATCTTCGGCGTCTGGTGGGGCGGGATGCTGGCTGCCGCCGGCAGCGTCCTGGGCGCGGTGACCGGCTTCCTGATCGCCCGCTACATCAACAACGGCCTGTTGTCGCCGGGTGACATGGCGCGCTTCGGCCGCCTTGTCCAGCGGATCGAGCAGGGAGGCTGGCGGGCCGTGGCGACGTTGCGGCTGGTGCCGGTCCTGCCGCACACGGCGGTGAACTATGCGCTGGGGCTGACGCGCGTCCGCCTCGCCCCCTATGCCGTCGGCTCGCTGATCGGGCAACTGCCGATGACCGTGGCCTTCGTCCAGTTCGGCGCGGCGAGCGACCATCTGATGGACGGCAAACCCGACTGGATGCTGCCGACCGCCCTGGGGATCGCCACCCTGATCCTGTCGAGCGCCCTGCCGAAGCTGCTGCCGCGGCTGCGCGACGCCGGCGACGACGGAGCGGCCTGA
- a CDS encoding tetratricopeptide repeat protein, with product MTDTPTAPQEADLLIGQGIHCLEAGRYPEAAALFRRTRALRGAAEDCYHLGLALHWLEQRQEAMAAYRQAISLRPDFPEALGNLGILLKEMHRLGEAAAVLRRALTIRPDHVEALSNLGLDLQAEDRAAEAAAVFRKALALRPGSAELLYNLARAQEDRRSYDEAAAAARRAAALRPDYAEAWSLLGTVLGNQEKLPHALAAYRVALTLRPDLPKVLCNLAKILQEKGALEQAIRVYGRSLHSQPDLPEAHWNLSLALLLKGELERGWEEYEWRWRRPSFQKAGPRFTQPQWRGEFGQGRTLLIHAEQGFGDSIQFIRYVGAILLHGWRVVVELPRPLLRLFSTIPGIALVAAGDPLPPFDAHCPMLSLPLAFGTGPGTIPAPIPYLAAEPERAALWRDRLPPRPPGGIRVGVVWQGNPQGTVDRGRSYPLASLAPLARLPGVRLVSLQKTHGLDQLGRLPPGMEVASPGPGFDEGPDAFLDTAAAMAGLDLIVSSDTSVAHLAGALGRPVWVALKAVPDWRWQLTGERSPWYPTMRLFRQGLQGDWEDVFRRMAAELARLLPG from the coding sequence ATGACCGACACGCCGACCGCTCCGCAAGAGGCCGACCTGCTGATCGGGCAGGGGATCCACTGCCTGGAGGCCGGACGCTACCCCGAAGCGGCGGCGTTGTTCCGCAGGACCCGGGCCCTGCGCGGGGCGGCGGAGGACTGCTACCATCTCGGTCTCGCACTCCACTGGCTGGAGCAGAGGCAAGAGGCGATGGCCGCCTACCGGCAGGCCATCTCGCTGCGGCCGGATTTCCCCGAAGCGCTCGGCAATCTGGGTATCCTGCTGAAGGAGATGCACCGCCTGGGCGAGGCGGCGGCGGTCCTGCGCCGTGCCCTGACGATCCGCCCCGACCATGTCGAGGCCCTGTCAAACCTGGGCCTGGACCTGCAGGCCGAGGATCGTGCGGCCGAGGCGGCGGCCGTCTTCCGTAAGGCGCTTGCCCTGCGGCCCGGCTCTGCGGAGCTCCTCTACAACCTCGCCCGCGCACAGGAAGACCGGAGATCCTATGACGAGGCCGCAGCCGCCGCGCGGCGGGCCGCGGCGCTACGGCCCGATTATGCCGAGGCCTGGTCGTTGCTGGGCACCGTGCTGGGCAATCAGGAAAAGTTGCCGCACGCCCTGGCGGCTTACCGTGTGGCGCTCACCCTGCGCCCGGATCTTCCGAAGGTGCTGTGCAACCTCGCCAAAATCCTTCAGGAGAAGGGCGCCCTGGAGCAGGCAATCCGGGTCTACGGCCGGTCCCTGCACAGCCAGCCCGACCTCCCGGAAGCCCACTGGAACCTGTCGCTGGCCCTGCTGCTGAAGGGCGAGTTGGAGCGGGGGTGGGAGGAGTATGAGTGGCGGTGGCGCCGGCCGTCCTTCCAGAAGGCCGGCCCCCGCTTCACCCAGCCGCAATGGCGTGGCGAGTTCGGACAGGGGCGCACCCTGCTCATCCATGCAGAGCAGGGGTTCGGTGACTCCATCCAGTTCATCCGCTATGTCGGAGCGATCCTGCTCCACGGCTGGCGGGTGGTGGTGGAACTGCCGCGCCCCCTGCTGCGCCTGTTCTCGACCATCCCCGGCATCGCTCTGGTGGCGGCCGGAGACCCGCTGCCCCCTTTCGATGCCCACTGCCCGATGCTGAGCCTGCCGCTCGCCTTCGGCACCGGTCCCGGCACCATCCCGGCCCCCATCCCCTATCTCGCCGCCGAGCCGGAGCGGGCCGCCCTCTGGCGGGACAGGCTGCCGCCGCGGCCGCCCGGCGGTATCCGGGTGGGGGTGGTCTGGCAGGGCAACCCGCAGGGGACGGTCGACCGCGGCCGCTCCTATCCGCTGGCCAGCCTGGCGCCGCTTGCCCGCCTGCCCGGCGTCCGGCTGGTCAGCCTGCAGAAGACCCACGGGCTCGACCAGCTCGGCCGGTTGCCGCCGGGCATGGAGGTCGCCTCCCCCGGCCCCGGCTTCGACGAAGGCCCCGACGCGTTTCTCGACACTGCGGCGGCGATGGCCGGGCTCGACCTGATCGTCTCCTCCGATACCTCGGTCGCCCACCTCGCCGGCGCCCTGGGGCGGCCGGTCTGGGTTGCTCTGAAGGCGGTGCCGGACTGGCGGTGGCAACTGACGGGGGAACGAAGCCCGTGGTATCCGACCATGCGGCTGTTCCGCCAGGGGTTGCAGGGGGACTGGGAGGATGTCTTCCGCCGCATGGCGGCGGAGCTCGCCCGTCTGCTGCCCGGCTGA
- a CDS encoding ParB/RepB/Spo0J family partition protein, translating into MAKLQRKTATFLGSLAESDAGAAVRAGGAELIDDGHPVAVSPDMPRLVEIDLDRIEPNPDQPRTVFREEEIRSLAESIERVGLQQPVVVRQQGRGFLLMAGERRLRAHQMLGRRTIFALISRKGEPDEVALIENIQRVDLDAVDLARGLQRLIDRHGYTHQEVAAVLRLSDTEVSRRLKILALPASILAEYQASPDAVSRSVLSEIAYAEGEAEQRRLWELAKQGLPSSALRAERPKQRAADPYTILGNGLKRIGREIAAMRAVSDAMATEHKDRLRSLRAEIDSLLAE; encoded by the coding sequence ATGGCTAAGCTGCAGCGCAAGACCGCCACCTTCCTGGGCTCGCTCGCCGAGAGTGACGCCGGCGCTGCCGTCCGGGCGGGCGGGGCGGAGCTGATCGACGACGGCCACCCCGTCGCCGTCTCCCCCGACATGCCACGGCTGGTCGAGATCGACCTCGACCGCATCGAGCCCAACCCCGACCAGCCGCGCACGGTGTTCCGCGAGGAGGAGATCCGCTCGCTCGCCGAATCCATCGAGCGGGTGGGGCTGCAGCAGCCGGTCGTCGTGCGCCAGCAGGGCCGCGGTTTCCTGCTGATGGCGGGCGAGCGGCGCCTGCGCGCCCACCAGATGCTCGGCCGCCGCACCATCTTCGCCCTGATCTCCCGCAAGGGGGAGCCGGACGAGGTGGCGCTGATCGAGAACATCCAGCGCGTCGACCTCGACGCCGTGGACCTCGCCCGCGGCCTGCAGCGGCTGATCGACAGGCACGGCTACACCCACCAGGAGGTGGCGGCGGTGCTGCGGCTGTCCGATACCGAGGTGTCGCGCCGGCTGAAGATCCTCGCCCTGCCCGCCTCCATCCTCGCCGAATATCAGGCAAGTCCCGACGCCGTCAGCCGCAGCGTGCTGTCGGAGATCGCCTATGCCGAGGGCGAGGCTGAACAGCGCCGCCTGTGGGAGCTGGCCAAGCAGGGCCTGCCCTCCTCGGCACTGCGCGCCGAACGCCCCAAGCAGCGCGCTGCCGACCCCTACACCATCCTCGGCAACGGGCTGAAGCGCATCGGCCGCGAGATCGCCGCCATGCGGGCGGTCTCCGACGCCATGGCCACGGAGCACAAGGACCGCCTGCGCAGCCTGCGCGCCGAGATCGACAGCCTGCTGGCCGAGTGA
- a CDS encoding site-specific integrase: protein MAADVIVVETGLFGSLEVPGDRAEAVRDIAARAAAFANRARAFNTIATYRSAWSAYTIWCRELGFLPLAGDPQVVALYLAKAAERLSVATLEVHLGAIVAAHRAVGVPIDRQHYLIRSVLEGIARSKGRRPTRVAAPILPDILIRMVDSLPGTPKGVRDRAVILLGFGGALRRSEIVALDRDDLEFHDRGVTVTIRRSKTDQQGGGQTVAVYGSPVPAIDVVAAMRAWLELRGEGPGPLFFQADGGGTLRPDRGRLAGQAVARIVKAAAARAGYDPARFAGHSLRAGLATAAANQDAQLHDIMRQTRHKNADVARRYIRDAELWRRNVSELVFSAGRDGPPDGG, encoded by the coding sequence ATGGCCGCCGACGTGATCGTGGTGGAGACCGGCCTGTTCGGCAGCCTGGAGGTGCCCGGCGACCGGGCCGAGGCGGTCCGCGACATCGCCGCCCGGGCCGCCGCCTTCGCGAACCGGGCCCGTGCCTTCAACACCATCGCCACCTATCGCTCGGCCTGGTCGGCCTACACCATCTGGTGCCGCGAGCTGGGCTTTCTGCCGCTGGCCGGCGACCCGCAAGTCGTCGCCCTCTATCTCGCCAAGGCGGCGGAGCGGCTGAGCGTCGCCACGCTGGAGGTCCATCTCGGGGCGATCGTCGCAGCCCACCGCGCGGTCGGGGTGCCGATCGACCGGCAGCACTATCTCATCCGCTCCGTGCTGGAGGGCATCGCCCGCAGCAAGGGGCGCCGGCCGACGCGCGTCGCCGCGCCGATCCTGCCGGACATCCTCATCCGCATGGTGGACAGCCTGCCCGGCACGCCCAAGGGCGTCCGCGACCGCGCCGTGATCCTGCTCGGCTTCGGCGGCGCCCTGCGGCGCAGCGAGATCGTCGCGCTCGACCGCGACGACCTGGAGTTCCACGATCGCGGCGTGACGGTGACGATCCGCCGCTCCAAGACAGACCAGCAGGGCGGCGGGCAGACCGTCGCGGTCTACGGCTCGCCCGTGCCGGCGATCGATGTCGTCGCCGCAATGCGCGCTTGGCTGGAGCTGCGGGGGGAGGGGCCGGGGCCGCTCTTCTTCCAGGCCGACGGCGGCGGCACGCTGCGGCCGGACCGCGGCCGGCTGGCCGGGCAGGCGGTGGCGCGCATCGTCAAGGCCGCCGCCGCCCGGGCCGGCTACGATCCCGCCAGGTTCGCCGGCCACAGCCTGCGTGCCGGTCTCGCCACCGCAGCGGCCAACCAGGATGCCCAACTCCACGACATCATGCGCCAGACCCGCCACAAGAACGCGGACGTCGCCCGTCGCTATATCCGCGATGCCGAGCTGTGGCGGCGCAACGTCAGCGAGCTCGTCTTCTCTGCCGGCCGGGACGGGCCGCCGGACGGCGGGTGA
- a CDS encoding AAA family ATPase gives MTGEELRALREKRGLTQAEMAAWVNERTGRKYDKQKISRWETGAERVTRDVAILLQVSELERPKEPAGRRAVAMAVALQKGGTGKTVSSINVAYLLARAGNRVLLVDADPQSNATVHVGVDRATIVARARGGQTLTDVLVHDKPLADIIMPTGIPGLDLVPSAVSLANADGALQSIDPNGPSTILVDRLDQVRGDYDYIIADCAPNLGLVTLNVLNSVDLVLIPCQTEPHAIYGVELIQQTITRIQSRTNPALRVLGILPTMFNARLTQDRASLEDIRKGFGGAMRVFSPVPRSTVYPQAAGAAEVTLAVVPDAPGLDAYLEVASALIRERDGTAPQSATPANPAEAAHG, from the coding sequence GTGACGGGAGAGGAGCTGCGCGCCCTGCGGGAAAAGCGCGGGCTGACGCAGGCCGAGATGGCCGCCTGGGTCAACGAGCGCACCGGACGCAAATACGACAAGCAGAAGATCTCCCGCTGGGAGACGGGGGCGGAGCGGGTGACCCGCGACGTCGCGATCCTGCTGCAGGTCTCCGAACTGGAGCGGCCGAAGGAGCCGGCCGGCCGCCGGGCGGTCGCCATGGCGGTCGCCCTGCAGAAGGGCGGCACCGGCAAGACGGTCAGCTCGATCAACGTCGCCTATCTGCTGGCCCGCGCCGGCAACCGGGTGCTGCTGGTCGATGCCGACCCGCAGTCGAACGCCACCGTCCATGTCGGGGTCGACCGCGCCACCATCGTCGCCCGTGCCCGCGGCGGCCAGACGCTGACCGACGTGCTGGTGCACGACAAGCCGCTCGCCGACATCATCATGCCGACCGGAATCCCCGGCCTCGACCTCGTGCCGTCGGCGGTGTCGCTCGCCAATGCCGACGGCGCCCTGCAGAGCATCGATCCCAACGGCCCCAGCACCATCCTGGTGGACAGGCTGGACCAGGTGCGCGGCGACTACGACTACATCATCGCCGACTGCGCCCCCAACCTGGGTCTGGTGACGCTGAACGTGCTGAATTCGGTGGATCTCGTGCTGATCCCCTGCCAGACCGAGCCGCACGCCATCTACGGGGTGGAACTGATCCAGCAGACCATCACCCGCATCCAGAGCCGCACCAACCCGGCCCTGCGCGTGCTGGGTATCCTGCCGACCATGTTCAACGCCCGCCTGACCCAGGACCGCGCCTCGCTGGAGGACATCCGCAAGGGTTTCGGCGGCGCCATGCGCGTCTTCTCCCCGGTCCCCCGCTCCACCGTCTATCCCCAGGCGGCCGGCGCCGCCGAGGTGACGCTGGCCGTGGTGCCGGACGCCCCGGGGCTGGATGCCTATCTGGAGGTCGCCTCGGCCCTGATCCGGGAGCGCGACGGCACCGCCCCCCAATCCGCGACGCCCGCCAACCCCGCGGAGGCCGCCCATGGCTAA
- a CDS encoding glycosyltransferase family 61 protein, which yields MTDPAQITLPKLEALGLTDDAGRPLVESEPLLPGADVAILPLAFGHTNFETPRIHEHPFAGAWRQACYSPAPVRLYRLRGAYVHSTAGVVMVANRLVAETLQHVWPQEHGMEVDRQTGFTTLCSAAVRRVAGRAVHLLAAGAYNYYHWHIDAVSRLSILPKAHADDLLLVPPLEHGFQRDTLERLAAEHPLTLHAIGPAETVLVDELILIPNFGGFGYYPRPEMLDVFDRLMRPMDAMPPHRRLYVSRARSSKRRLETEPEIAALLAAEGYEILDLDTLTLDEQIRCFAEATHVVGPHGAGLTNLVFCRPGTAVCELQMDCYMNWLFRRLGNLRGLRYGCVLGSIQGPWELVWPHDRSWRLPPDHLHDTLQGAGFLG from the coding sequence ATGACCGATCCCGCGCAGATCACCCTGCCCAAGCTGGAGGCTCTGGGGCTGACCGACGACGCCGGCCGCCCCTTGGTGGAATCGGAACCCCTGCTGCCCGGCGCCGATGTCGCAATCCTGCCCCTGGCCTTCGGCCACACGAACTTCGAGACCCCCCGCATCCACGAGCATCCCTTCGCGGGGGCTTGGCGGCAGGCATGCTACAGCCCCGCCCCTGTCCGGCTCTACCGGCTGCGCGGAGCCTACGTCCATTCCACCGCCGGAGTGGTGATGGTCGCCAACCGGCTGGTCGCCGAAACGCTGCAGCATGTCTGGCCCCAGGAACATGGGATGGAGGTCGATCGGCAGACCGGCTTCACCACCCTCTGCAGCGCCGCGGTCCGCCGTGTCGCCGGCCGCGCCGTCCATCTGCTGGCCGCCGGCGCCTACAATTACTACCACTGGCACATCGACGCGGTATCGCGGCTGTCCATCCTGCCGAAGGCGCATGCTGACGACCTGCTGCTGGTGCCGCCGCTGGAACACGGCTTCCAGCGCGACACGCTGGAACGGCTGGCCGCGGAGCATCCCCTGACGCTGCACGCCATCGGACCCGCCGAAACCGTCCTGGTCGACGAACTGATCCTGATCCCCAACTTCGGCGGCTTCGGCTACTACCCGCGGCCCGAGATGCTGGATGTGTTCGACCGGCTGATGCGCCCCATGGATGCCATGCCGCCCCATCGCCGGCTCTACGTCAGCCGGGCCCGCTCGTCCAAGCGCCGGCTGGAGACCGAACCGGAGATCGCGGCCCTGCTGGCGGCGGAGGGCTACGAGATCCTCGACCTCGACACCCTGACACTGGATGAGCAGATCCGCTGCTTCGCCGAAGCAACCCACGTCGTCGGCCCGCACGGCGCCGGCCTGACCAATCTGGTCTTCTGCCGTCCGGGCACCGCCGTCTGCGAGTTGCAGATGGACTGCTACATGAACTGGCTGTTCCGCCGGCTGGGCAACCTGCGCGGCCTGCGCTACGGCTGTGTGCTCGGATCCATCCAGGGGCCATGGGAGCTGGTCTGGCCGCACGACCGCAGCTGGCGCCTGCCACCCGACCACCTGCACGATACGCTGCAGGGCGCCGGCTTCCTCGGCTGA